One genomic region from Artemia franciscana chromosome 17, ASM3288406v1, whole genome shotgun sequence encodes:
- the LOC136038177 gene encoding uncharacterized protein LOC136038177 → MARKRGRKSGSHQDNPAICNMSVANSKSLLPNKKSHADDGCDGYPKHDPDECENYKSTNVKNTFTEEKQNSLEDEDKNKNVNVAKNDSGNVDKGRDKNIGETQNNSGNMFKNDEVQRVEKLNNEYTQTETANLEGKMNIESNFNATSKTQRNDIGSLAKNIKEEKNGQRIALTAVPLSIANAILKEEESTVIDDAGEFMEVKRKDKKRRNKIEDTRDDERKQKLAESLDQNIIMAVSETLLLENIAESKVKQVIKGESKTKKEDCGILEKEEKGNLINNVEQELKFDSGEKSGILGEKFTETVIDNVEKLKRECDISRVPEKFLSQVPSKQPLETFLSSVRIGNVKNKDGCYASKGGETGSSLECSVEVDANGSESEKDSTEFQVNKGNNQALKNPDVKSSFVDMFDDENCMKVIVKQPSHSANGADSNELGGEIKVAELSEIVDPKFEDKLAKKGKKSDETRESIVSTDSVTGQSFLKDSIIINPQKKHSEFNPLEKTHFENIHVNVTDHKETQESKSRLGKDERNNLNKDGYKFGENKKKQIKMEVPSEKKPTINECLVKQRSENGPEDSSMVEENEDIFEVRPVFMSNVCHVCKETHRGETILKSCAACRMIAYCSSEHQKQHWPEHKDVCRFVRKELKKRQHRHLYQSAKNSDYETWKRIRYTTMMECEDFIKRALQPYEREMFLFARHCESCYETDGEKLHQCKKCLSSFFCSPDHKKKDHDRWCSDLKLLFDINVKQAKIGPIDPPLPDRVFQNYEILPDNIKEFLVTKMLGPKRSSNYDNATFSCLTEFASYPLTVIYAIQALEKVISKGKGTFKPTAINSLNSIVIHVVGAELIFECNNIIKWDIFFAHLLPNLKYLRIVFIGPDLVSSPCIIPTGVCNEDLRCPRCSSSGRNIEYDFQPDILYQDYVKTKHYIKPTVIIAFNCGLYRDTGHSERDTWAPCIEYLTKDPFIPLILTAYTSEEAPKDVERVMRTVKAEVLVKPQRNPYRSYKPCRNFINEDSIPVMYKNNYFSILRGTETA, encoded by the coding sequence ATGGCGAGAAAAAGAGGGAGGAAGTCTGGATCTCATCAAGATAATCCAGCAATATGCAATATGTCAGTGGCTAACTCTAAATCTTTGTTACCAAATAAAAAGAGTCATGCTGATGATGGTTGTGATGGCTATCCGAAGCATGATCCTGACGAATGTGAGAACTATAAAAGTACAAATGTCAAAAATACTTttacagaagaaaaacaaaacagcctTGAAGACGAGGATaagaataaaaatgtaaatgtcGCAAAGAATGATTCAGGTAATGTCGATAAAGGCAGAGATAAAAACATTGGcgaaacacaaaacaatagtggaaatatgtttaaaaatgatgaagTACAAAGAGTAGAAAAGCTAAATAATGAATATACCCAAACAGAAACAGCCAATCTGGAAGGTAAAATGAATATTGAAAGCAACTTCAACGCTACTTCTAAAACACAAAGGAATGATATTGGCAGtttagcaaaaaatattaaagaagaaaagaatggACAAAGAATCGCTTTGACAGCCGTGCCGTTATCTATTGCTAAtgcaattttaaaagaagaggaATCAACCGTAATCGATGACGCTGGGGAATTTATGGAAGTGAAAAGGAAggataagaaaagaagaaacaaaatagaagataCACGAGATGacgaaagaaaacaaaaacttgcaGAATCTCTGGATCAGAATATAATTATGGCCGTCTCAGAAACACTATTACTGGAGAATATTGCCGAAAGTAAGGTTAAACAAGTGATTAAGGGAGAAAGTAAAACCAAGAAAGAAGATTGTGGTATtttagaaaaggaagaaaaaggaAACCTAATAAATAACGTAGAACAAGAGTTAAAATTCGACAGTGGAGAAAAAAGTGGCATACTTGGTGAAAAATTTACTGAAACCGTAATAGataatgttgaaaaattaaagaggGAATGTGACATTAGCAGAGTACCAGAAAAATTTCTGAGTCAGGTTCCATCAAAACAACCGTTAGAAACTTTTCTAAGCAGCGTAAGAATAGGAAACGTTAAAAATAAGGACGGATGTTATGCCTCGAAAGGGGGTGAAACTGGATCATCGCTTGAGTGTTCTGTCGAGGTAGACGCCAATGGAAGTGAAAGTGAAAAGGATAGTACAGAATTTCAGGTGAACAAAGGGAATAATCAAGCACTCAAGAATCCTGACGTAAAAAGTAGTTTTGTGGATATGTTCGATGATGAAAATTGTATGAAAGTTATAGTTAAACAACCGTCACATAGTGCTAACGGGGCTGATTCAAATGAACTTGGTGGTGAAATTAAAGTAGCGGAATTAAGTGAAATAGTAGATCCAAAGTTTGAAGACAAACTTGcgaaaaagggaaagaaaagTGATGAAACCAGGGAATCGATAGTAAGTACTGATTCAGTAACAGGACAGTCGTTCCTCAAGGATTCAATCATAATTAACCCTcagaaaaaacattcagaattcAACCCTTTGGAGAAAACCCATTTTGAAAACATTCATGTCAATGTGACAGATCACAAAGAAACTCAAGAATCTAAATCTCGGTTGGGTAAAGATGAACGCAATAATTTAAACAAGGATGGCTACAAATTTGGTGAAAACAAGAAGAAGCAGATCAAAATGGAGGTTCCATCAGAAAAAAAGCCAACAATCAATGAATGTTTGGTAAAACAGCGAAGTGAAAATGGCCCTGAAGACTCATCAATGGtcgaagaaaatgaagatattttcgAAGTCAGACCTGTTTTCATGTCTAATGTCTGTCACGTTTGTAAGGAAACACACAGGGGAGAAACGATATTGAAATCCTGTGCTGCTTGTAGGATGATAGCCTATTGCTCTTCTGAACATCAAAAGCAACACTGGCCTGAGCATAAGGATGTTTGCAGATTTGTTagaaaagagctaaaaaaacgGCAACACCGACACTTGTATCAATCTGCCAAAAATTCTGATTACGAAACTTGGAAGAGGATACGGTACACGACTATGATGGAATGTGAAGACTTCATAAAACGGGCTCTCCAGCCTTACGAGAGAGAAATGTTTCTATTTGCAAGACATTGTGAATCTTGCTATGAGACGGATGGTGAGAAACTCCATCAATGTAAAAAATGCCTTTCGAGCTTTTTTTGTTCTCCTGATCACAAGAAAAAAGATCATGATCGTTGGTGTAGTGACCTCAAATTACTGTTTGATATTAACGTAAAACAGGCTAAGATTGGACCTATTGATCCTCCATTGCCGGATAGAGTATTTCagaattatgaaattttaccaGACAATATTAAAGAATTCCTCGTTACAAAAATGCTTGGTCCCAAACGATCATCTAATTATGATAATGCTACCTTCTCTTGCCTCACAGAATTTGCTAGCTACCCTTTGACAGTTATTTATGCAATACAAGCCCTTGAAAAGGTGATATCAAAAGGTAAAGGTACATTTAAACCAACAGCTATTAATTCTCTTAATTCAATTGTGATACATGTTGTTGGTGCTGAGCTTATTTTTGAATGTAATAACATCATAAAGTGGGatatattttttgctcatcTTTTGCCTAACCTTAAATATCTTCGAATTGTATTCATTGGTCCTGATTTAGTCTCTAGCCCATGTATCATACCCACTGGAGTATGCAATGAAGACCTTCGCTGCCCACGCTGCTCAAGCAGTGGAAGGAATATTGAATATGACTTTCAGCCAGACATTCTCTATCAAGACTATGTAAAGACCAAACATTACATCAAACCAACTGTTATTATTGCTTTCAATTGTGGCTTATACCGAGACACAGGGCACTCAGAAAGAGATACATGGGCTCCTTGTATTGAGTACTTAACAAAAGATCCATTTATCCCTTTAATTTTAACAGCATATACAAGTGAGGAAGCACCAAAGGATGTGGAGAGAGTGATGAGAACAGTAAAGGCAGAAGTTCTTGTAAAACCACAGAGAAATCCTTACCGGAGCTATAAACCATGCAGAAACTTTATCAATGAAGACAGTATTCCTGTAATGtacaaaaataactattttagCATTCTCCGTGGAACTGAAACCGCTTAA